A genome region from Microcella alkaliphila includes the following:
- a CDS encoding VIT1/CCC1 transporter family protein, whose protein sequence is MTNAVELTPTRAQLRRWRRYLADERAEAAVYRDLAERRTGEEREILLALADAERRHEQHWVELLGDHAKTVPAVSLRTRILGFFARRFGSIFFLALAQRAEGRSPYEADAHATDAMAADERVHAEVVRGLAARGRNRLAGTFRAAVFGANDGLVSNLALVLGIGATGVAPAVVLFTGLAGLLAGALSMAAGEYVSVRSQRELLEASTPDPDSHGALPALDLDANELALVYRARGLDAREADERARSVLASDRPEEASRAHAPAIDEHEEVGSAWRAAFSSFAFFASGAAIPVVPYAIGLTGLTAVLWAAALVGIALVITGAIVGVLSGASPVKRALRQLAIGYGAAAATYLLGLAFGTTIA, encoded by the coding sequence ATGACGAACGCGGTGGAGCTCACCCCGACGCGCGCCCAGCTGCGTCGCTGGCGGCGGTATCTCGCCGACGAGCGCGCCGAAGCGGCCGTCTACCGCGACCTGGCCGAGCGTCGTACCGGCGAGGAGCGTGAGATTCTGCTCGCGCTCGCCGACGCCGAACGCCGCCACGAGCAGCACTGGGTCGAGCTGCTGGGCGACCATGCGAAGACGGTGCCGGCCGTCTCGCTGCGCACGCGCATCCTCGGTTTTTTCGCCCGCCGATTCGGGTCGATCTTCTTCCTCGCGCTCGCCCAGCGAGCAGAGGGGCGGTCGCCCTACGAAGCCGACGCGCACGCCACCGACGCGATGGCGGCGGACGAGCGTGTGCACGCCGAGGTGGTGCGCGGGCTCGCCGCGCGGGGGCGTAACCGGCTGGCGGGCACATTCCGCGCCGCCGTGTTCGGCGCCAACGACGGCCTCGTCTCGAATCTGGCGCTGGTGCTCGGCATCGGGGCGACCGGCGTGGCACCCGCCGTCGTCTTGTTCACGGGGCTGGCCGGTCTGCTCGCCGGCGCCCTGTCGATGGCGGCGGGCGAGTACGTGTCGGTGCGCTCGCAGCGCGAACTGCTCGAGGCGTCGACCCCCGACCCCGACTCGCACGGCGCGTTGCCCGCGCTCGACCTCGACGCGAACGAGCTCGCCCTCGTCTACCGAGCCCGGGGCCTGGATGCTCGAGAGGCGGACGAGCGCGCCCGCTCGGTGCTCGCCAGCGACCGCCCCGAGGAGGCGTCGCGTGCCCACGCGCCCGCGATCGATGAGCACGAAGAGGTGGGCTCCGCCTGGCGTGCCGCGTTCTCGAGTTTCGCGTTCTTCGCCTCGGGTGCCGCGATCCCCGTCGTGCCCTACGCGATCGGGCTCACCGGGCTCACGGCCGTGCTCTGGGCGGCCGCACTGGTGGGCATCGCTCTCGTCATCACCGGCGCCATCGTGGGTGTTCTGTCGGGAGCGTCGCCCGTCAAGCGCGCGCTCCGACAGCTTGCGATCGGCTACGGCGCGGCGGCCGCCACGTACCTGCTGGGGCTCGCATTCGGCACCACCATCGCGTAG
- a CDS encoding response regulator encodes MTDTVRVFLLDDHEIVRRGLADLLDAEDGMEVVGEADQVAGTAEAIIAADATVAVLDGRLPDGSGIDVCRDVKSARPDIGCLILTSYDDDEAVFAAVLAGANGYLLKEVRATRLVEAIRQVNAGASLLDPAVVARVTAKMRAAASETTPLDGLTRRETEILALIAEGLSNREIGLRLYLAEKTVKNYVSGILAKLGMQRRTQAAVLAAEWLPKRSDAAR; translated from the coding sequence ATGACCGACACCGTGCGCGTCTTCCTGCTCGACGACCATGAGATCGTGCGCCGCGGGCTTGCCGACCTGCTCGACGCGGAGGACGGCATGGAGGTGGTGGGCGAAGCGGACCAGGTGGCCGGAACCGCGGAGGCGATCATCGCGGCCGACGCCACCGTCGCCGTCTTGGACGGGCGTCTGCCCGACGGCAGCGGAATCGACGTCTGCCGCGACGTGAAGTCGGCACGGCCCGACATCGGCTGCCTGATCTTGACCTCCTATGACGACGACGAGGCCGTCTTCGCCGCGGTGCTGGCCGGCGCGAACGGCTACCTGTTGAAGGAGGTGCGCGCGACGCGGCTCGTCGAGGCGATCCGGCAGGTCAATGCGGGGGCGTCGCTGCTCGACCCCGCCGTCGTCGCTCGCGTTACCGCGAAGATGCGCGCGGCCGCCAGCGAAACGACACCGCTCGATGGCTTGACCCGACGCGAGACCGAGATCCTCGCGCTGATCGCCGAAGGGCTGTCGAACCGCGAAATAGGGCTGCGCCTGTACCTGGCCGAAAAGACGGTTAAGAATTACGTGAGTGGCATCCTCGCGAAGCTGGGCATGCAGCGCCGCACACAGGCCGCCGTCCTTGCCGCGGAGTGGCTGCCCAAGCGCTCCGACGCGGCTCGCTAG
- a CDS encoding GNAT family N-acetyltransferase, translating to MTSPTPTLRRLTAADADELTPLNDAASPAVPITAAAELARLITLAALPLGLERDGRLVGFVLALAPGAAYDSENYRFFEGRGVASLYVDRIVFAESERGAGLGQVLYAAVFDEARTRGFSEVTCEVNLDPPNPGSLAFHARLGFRQVGEQATKGGSVTVALLAAPVAQAAA from the coding sequence ATGACATCGCCTACGCCCACGCTTCGCCGTCTCACCGCCGCTGACGCGGACGAGCTCACACCGCTCAATGACGCGGCGAGCCCTGCCGTGCCGATCACGGCAGCCGCGGAACTGGCGCGGCTCATCACCCTCGCCGCTCTGCCGCTCGGACTTGAGCGCGATGGGCGACTCGTCGGCTTCGTGCTGGCGCTCGCGCCCGGTGCCGCGTACGACAGCGAGAACTACCGCTTCTTCGAGGGGCGCGGCGTTGCGAGTCTGTATGTCGACCGCATCGTCTTCGCCGAGAGTGAGCGCGGCGCAGGGCTCGGGCAGGTGCTGTACGCCGCGGTCTTCGACGAGGCCCGCACCCGCGGGTTCTCCGAAGTGACCTGCGAAGTGAACCTCGATCCGCCGAATCCCGGGTCGCTGGCGTTCCATGCGCGGCTCGGCTTCCGCCAGGTGGGCGAGCAGGCCACGAAGGGCGGCTCCGTGACGGTCGCGCTCCTTGCCGCCCCCGTCGCGCAGGCGGCGGCGTGA
- a CDS encoding ABC transporter ATP-binding protein: MTLTVEARGLTKRYGALRAVNEVSFAIPGGSIVGLLGRNGAGKTTLMQLITGQELATAGEVRVLGENPVENPRVMSTLCFVKEAQKYPEDFRVRHVMSVAPRFFPNWDAEYAERLIDEFRLTRKQRIKKLSRGQLSSVGIIVGLASRAPVTIFDEPYLGLDAIARQNFYDHLLADYSDNPRTIILSTHLIDEVANLLEHAIVIDDGRIVLDAPVDELRASAVTVSGPASAVDTLLTGREVMHHQTLGGLATATVAALSEAERASAAGEGLEVGPVSLQQLIIRRSGGWTTANVVAWPLGVLAFILLLNIGIGIVIEQATQSAADSGGEADVTITVSGGVAFVYIYMLVIAVQSVNMSFSIALGWGATRRDFALGTLAFFGIMSLSYGLLIAAMAVVERVTGGWGRRLQFFVDAGVLGTALWSLVITALATLTLYLVLRWATPRD; the protein is encoded by the coding sequence ATGACGCTCACCGTCGAGGCACGCGGCCTCACGAAGCGCTACGGAGCATTGCGCGCCGTGAACGAGGTCAGCTTCGCCATCCCCGGCGGTAGCATCGTCGGCCTGCTCGGCCGCAACGGCGCCGGAAAGACCACGCTCATGCAACTCATCACCGGCCAAGAACTCGCGACGGCGGGCGAGGTGCGGGTGCTCGGCGAGAACCCCGTCGAAAACCCGCGGGTCATGAGCACGCTGTGCTTCGTGAAGGAGGCACAGAAGTACCCCGAAGACTTCCGCGTGCGGCACGTCATGTCGGTCGCGCCGCGGTTCTTCCCGAACTGGGACGCCGAATACGCCGAGCGACTGATCGACGAATTCCGGCTCACCCGCAAGCAGCGCATCAAGAAGCTCTCACGCGGTCAGCTGTCGAGCGTTGGCATCATCGTCGGCCTCGCCTCGCGGGCACCGGTGACCATCTTCGACGAGCCGTACCTCGGGCTCGACGCGATCGCCCGGCAGAACTTCTACGACCACCTGCTCGCCGACTACAGCGACAACCCGCGCACGATCATCCTGTCGACGCACCTGATCGACGAGGTCGCGAACCTGCTGGAACACGCGATCGTGATCGACGACGGACGCATCGTGCTCGACGCACCGGTCGATGAGCTGCGCGCGAGCGCGGTGACGGTCAGCGGCCCGGCGAGCGCGGTCGACACCCTCCTCACCGGGCGCGAGGTGATGCACCACCAGACGCTCGGCGGGCTCGCCACCGCAACGGTCGCCGCCCTGTCGGAGGCCGAGCGTGCATCCGCCGCGGGCGAGGGCCTCGAGGTCGGCCCGGTGTCGCTGCAGCAACTGATCATTCGCCGCTCCGGCGGCTGGACCACCGCGAACGTCGTCGCGTGGCCGCTCGGCGTGCTCGCGTTCATCCTACTCCTGAACATCGGCATTGGCATCGTCATCGAGCAAGCCACGCAGAGCGCCGCCGACTCCGGCGGCGAGGCCGATGTCACGATCACGGTCAGCGGCGGGGTGGCGTTCGTCTACATCTACATGCTCGTCATCGCCGTGCAGTCGGTAAACATGTCCTTCTCGATCGCGCTGGGCTGGGGCGCGACCCGCCGCGACTTCGCGCTCGGCACGCTCGCGTTTTTCGGGATCATGTCGCTCAGTTACGGGTTGCTCATCGCCGCCATGGCCGTCGTAGAACGCGTGACAGGCGGCTGGGGGCGCAGATTGCAGTTCTTCGTCGACGCGGGAGTGCTCGGCACGGCGCTGTGGAGTCTCGTGATCACGGCGCTAGCGACACTCACGCTGTACCTCGTGCTGCGGTGGGCAACGCCCCGCGACTGA
- a CDS encoding M23 family metallopeptidase gives MLQPRPGASPRAHFSRKPATALLASLLAASFWAGHPMTAEAAEVAVEIEAAEAPAPAPQTYEVPVTAIAASTAMLAAERDSVEITWRSPIQWPVAEGSPIGNGFGYRGNVCAGCSTYHLGVDLFPGYGAPAVAIADGVVTAVSSNGGWGTYVAIEHTINGQRVNSLYAHLIPGSAPVVPGQLVEVGQTIGQVGNSGTTTATHLHFELTVGGGHVDPVWWLRANIPADPTL, from the coding sequence ATGCTCCAACCCCGCCCTGGTGCGTCGCCGCGCGCGCACTTCTCGCGCAAGCCCGCCACCGCGTTGCTCGCCTCCCTGCTCGCCGCCAGCTTCTGGGCGGGTCACCCCATGACCGCCGAGGCTGCCGAGGTCGCGGTGGAGATCGAGGCAGCGGAGGCGCCCGCGCCGGCGCCGCAAACGTACGAGGTCCCGGTCACCGCGATCGCCGCATCCACCGCGATGCTCGCCGCCGAGCGCGACAGCGTCGAGATCACGTGGCGCTCACCCATCCAGTGGCCGGTTGCCGAAGGAAGTCCCATCGGCAACGGCTTCGGCTATCGCGGCAACGTCTGTGCCGGATGCTCGACCTACCACCTGGGCGTGGATCTCTTCCCGGGGTACGGGGCACCAGCCGTCGCAATCGCCGACGGCGTCGTCACCGCGGTTAGTAGTAACGGCGGCTGGGGCACCTACGTGGCTATCGAGCACACCATCAACGGGCAGCGGGTGAACTCGCTGTACGCGCACCTGATTCCGGGCTCTGCGCCCGTTGTTCCCGGGCAGCTTGTTGAGGTCGGTCAGACGATCGGTCAGGTCGGCAACAGCGGTACGACGACCGCAACGCACCTCCACTTTGAGCTCACTGTCGGCGGTGGCCACGTCGACCCCGTCTGGTGGCTGCGAGCGAACATCCCCGCTGATCCGACTCTGTGA
- a CDS encoding TVP38/TMEM64 family protein, with the protein MAKLVVFVAIVAIAVATGLLVDLPSVEQVQTAADELGWWSLAVFALLYGAITMTPAPKSVISIAAGAVFGFWTALPVVLLGALLSATGSFFLGKALGRGAVEKFTGQRVDKVDRLLSDRGLVAVLGVRMVPVIPFMAVNYASGLTGLRRRDYILGSAIGMIPGVVAWVAIGAFGLELGPPFWIAVSALGILTATAGLVAWKARKAESDA; encoded by the coding sequence GTGGCGAAGCTTGTGGTCTTCGTGGCGATCGTCGCGATCGCTGTCGCCACCGGATTGCTCGTCGATCTGCCCTCAGTCGAGCAGGTCCAAACCGCCGCCGACGAGCTGGGCTGGTGGAGTCTCGCCGTGTTCGCCCTGCTCTATGGGGCTATCACGATGACGCCAGCGCCGAAGTCCGTCATATCGATCGCCGCCGGGGCAGTGTTTGGCTTCTGGACGGCACTACCCGTTGTCTTGCTGGGTGCCTTGCTGAGCGCCACCGGCTCGTTCTTCCTTGGCAAAGCGCTCGGCCGCGGCGCCGTCGAGAAGTTCACCGGTCAGCGCGTTGACAAGGTCGATAGACTGCTGTCCGATCGTGGGCTCGTCGCGGTGCTTGGTGTGCGCATGGTTCCGGTCATTCCGTTCATGGCGGTGAATTATGCATCCGGACTCACCGGGTTGCGGCGGCGCGACTACATCCTGGGAAGCGCAATCGGCATGATTCCTGGCGTCGTCGCGTGGGTCGCCATCGGAGCGTTCGGTCTCGAACTGGGTCCGCCCTTTTGGATCGCGGTGAGTGCGCTCGGCATCCTGACGGCGACCGCCGGACTCGTCGCTTGGAAGGCGCGGAAGGCAGAATCAGATGCATGA
- a CDS encoding DUF427 domain-containing protein, with translation MRRGTPDTPGPGQESVWDYPRPPRVEPVHGRVTVELNGRMLVDTTRALRVLETSHPPTVYVPRSDVAPGALRDAEGTSFCEFKGRAGYLDVVAGDVVAARAAWYYPSPSRGFEQLVDHVAIYPGRMDRCTLDGDVVTAQEGDFYGGWITPRVVGPFKGAPGTWGW, from the coding sequence ATGCGTAGGGGAACCCCCGACACGCCAGGGCCCGGCCAAGAGTCGGTGTGGGACTACCCCCGGCCCCCGCGCGTCGAACCCGTACACGGGCGCGTGACCGTGGAACTGAACGGTCGGATGCTCGTGGACACGACGCGCGCTCTCCGCGTCCTCGAAACCAGCCACCCGCCAACGGTCTACGTGCCGCGCTCCGACGTCGCGCCGGGCGCCCTACGTGACGCGGAGGGAACGTCGTTCTGCGAGTTCAAGGGCCGGGCCGGCTACCTGGACGTCGTCGCGGGCGATGTTGTCGCGGCCCGCGCCGCCTGGTACTACCCGAGCCCCAGCCGCGGGTTTGAGCAGCTCGTCGACCACGTTGCGATCTACCCCGGTCGGATGGACCGCTGCACGCTCGACGGCGACGTGGTCACGGCGCAGGAGGGCGACTTCTACGGCGGGTGGATCACCCCCCGCGTCGTCGGCCCGTTCAAGGGAGCCCCCGGCACCTGGGGCTGGTAG
- a CDS encoding GntR family transcriptional regulator, with amino-acid sequence MDDGRPIFLQLAERIEDGIIDGTYPDEGQLPSINDFAAFHRINPATALKGIQRLVDAGVVYKRRGVGMFVSAGARERLLAARRDRFAVTHISPLLTEARTLGLTTAELIDLIRKDTPS; translated from the coding sequence ATGGATGATGGGCGACCGATCTTCCTGCAGCTCGCCGAGCGCATCGAAGACGGCATCATCGACGGCACCTACCCCGACGAGGGGCAACTGCCGTCGATCAACGACTTCGCGGCGTTTCACCGCATCAACCCCGCGACGGCGCTGAAGGGCATTCAGCGGCTCGTCGACGCCGGCGTCGTGTACAAGCGACGCGGCGTCGGCATGTTCGTCAGCGCGGGAGCGCGCGAGCGCCTGCTCGCCGCGCGGCGCGACCGCTTCGCCGTGACGCACATTTCTCCCCTGCTCACCGAAGCCCGCACGCTCGGGCTGACGACGGCAGAACTCATCGACCTGATCAGAAAGGACACCCCCTCATGA
- a CDS encoding DUF7059 domain-containing protein, translating into MHTSELRADLLDADFTVDRLQGLWGPVADAALARDNPVPARRALAGREHPAAVLARLFLLGDALDSAQIDRALPRTGAAGLRARGLLGPDGRALVEVRPYSAVDATGVVNWWVVSDHGEMVRRGPLSADHVLGVGGASLTLAGLVPTSPARRVLDLGTGSGVQALHARRSAASVVATDLSDRALRLAALTLELSGVDNVELRHGDMLTPVAGERFDRIVSNPPFVITPRERGVDVLEYRDGGRVGDGIVEELVRALPDHLEPGGTAHLLGNWEYPAGTDGLDRVRAWVEAAGLDAWVIERDRQDAAEYAETWLRDGGVRTASETFEALAEAWLDDFAARGVTHVGFGYLTLRRPANTSAPRLRRFERVATAAPSGTSGLGDAIAAGFAAHDQIAALDDVAFARMHATVAPDVTEERHFWPGAEHPTVMRLVQGTGLGRVVDLDTGLGAVVGACDGELPMGVIVAAVADLLDVDAGALAAEVLPRMRELAVVGMITLADHRE; encoded by the coding sequence GTGCACACCTCCGAGCTCCGGGCCGACCTCCTCGACGCCGACTTCACGGTCGACCGCCTGCAGGGTCTGTGGGGTCCCGTCGCTGACGCGGCGCTCGCCCGCGACAATCCGGTGCCGGCGCGGCGGGCACTCGCTGGCCGCGAGCATCCTGCCGCCGTGTTGGCGCGACTGTTCCTGCTGGGGGACGCGCTCGACAGCGCTCAGATCGACCGTGCCCTCCCGCGTACCGGTGCCGCCGGGCTGCGCGCTCGCGGACTACTCGGCCCTGACGGCCGCGCGCTCGTCGAGGTCCGACCGTACTCGGCCGTGGATGCCACCGGCGTCGTCAACTGGTGGGTCGTGTCGGATCACGGCGAGATGGTGCGCCGCGGGCCGCTCAGCGCCGATCATGTGCTCGGCGTCGGTGGTGCGTCGCTGACCCTCGCGGGTCTCGTGCCCACCTCACCCGCGCGGCGCGTACTCGACCTCGGCACCGGGAGCGGTGTGCAGGCCCTTCACGCACGCCGCAGCGCCGCGAGCGTCGTCGCGACCGACCTCAGCGACCGGGCTCTGCGCCTGGCCGCGCTGACCCTGGAACTCAGCGGCGTCGACAACGTCGAGTTGCGGCACGGTGACATGCTCACCCCCGTGGCCGGCGAACGATTCGACCGGATCGTCTCGAACCCGCCCTTCGTCATCACCCCGCGAGAGCGCGGCGTCGACGTGCTGGAGTATCGCGACGGCGGTCGCGTGGGCGACGGCATCGTCGAGGAGCTCGTTCGCGCACTGCCCGACCACCTCGAGCCGGGCGGAACCGCCCACCTTCTCGGCAACTGGGAGTACCCCGCCGGCACCGACGGGCTCGACCGCGTGCGTGCCTGGGTTGAGGCGGCGGGCCTCGACGCCTGGGTAATCGAACGCGATAGGCAAGACGCGGCCGAGTACGCAGAGACGTGGCTGCGCGATGGGGGAGTGCGCACCGCGAGCGAGACCTTCGAGGCGCTCGCCGAGGCGTGGCTCGACGACTTCGCCGCCCGGGGCGTGACCCACGTCGGCTTCGGATACCTGACGTTGCGCCGCCCAGCCAACACCTCGGCACCGAGGCTGCGTCGATTCGAGCGGGTCGCGACGGCGGCACCGTCCGGCACCTCCGGACTCGGCGACGCCATCGCTGCCGGCTTCGCGGCGCACGATCAGATCGCTGCGCTCGACGATGTCGCATTCGCTCGGATGCACGCGACCGTCGCCCCGGACGTCACGGAAGAGCGCCACTTCTGGCCGGGGGCCGAGCATCCGACCGTCATGCGCCTTGTGCAGGGCACGGGGCTCGGTCGCGTGGTCGACCTGGACACAGGCCTCGGTGCCGTGGTGGGTGCCTGCGACGGCGAACTGCCCATGGGCGTCATCGTCGCCGCGGTTGCTGACCTGCTCGATGTCGACGCCGGAGCTCTGGCCGCCGAGGTTCTGCCGCGCATGCGCGAACTCGCGGTGGTCGGCATGATCACGCTCGCCGACCACCGCGAGTGA
- a CDS encoding FBP domain-containing protein, producing MRPLTEDQIRASFVNAPAAELQRMEIPGLHETVWEEREFLGWRDPQGSLRGYLVTWVDDEPVGVMVRAASGGLRPGIGAMCSLCHTPQPATQVLMFSAARGGAAGRDGNSIGTYICADLACPIMIRIFPGQSEMLLRRDELVARRSAGLSERVRAFTARILETAER from the coding sequence ATGCGTCCCCTCACCGAAGACCAGATTCGCGCGAGTTTCGTCAATGCCCCCGCGGCCGAGCTGCAGCGTATGGAGATTCCTGGCCTGCACGAGACCGTGTGGGAGGAGCGCGAATTTCTCGGCTGGCGCGACCCGCAGGGCTCGCTGCGCGGCTACCTCGTCACCTGGGTCGACGACGAGCCGGTGGGGGTCATGGTGCGCGCCGCCTCCGGCGGTCTGCGACCCGGCATTGGCGCGATGTGTTCGCTCTGCCACACCCCGCAGCCCGCGACGCAGGTGCTGATGTTCAGCGCGGCTCGCGGTGGCGCGGCCGGCCGCGACGGCAACTCGATCGGCACCTACATCTGCGCCGATCTCGCGTGCCCCATCATGATTCGCATCTTCCCCGGGCAGAGCGAGATGCTGCTGCGGCGCGACGAGTTGGTTGCGCGGCGCAGTGCGGGGCTCAGCGAACGGGTGCGCGCCTTCACCGCACGCATTCTGGAGACCGCAGAACGCTAG
- a CDS encoding DUF3097 family protein gives MDRYGNDVLAGDWRSAGRAPVARVPADPGLVVELPDSGFVGAVVGVEVGNVHLEDRLGRIRAFPLGPGFLVDGAPATLIEPTVAAPAGRARSLSGSFHVADQRARTARASRLWVEGRHDAELVEKVWGHDLRVEGVVVEYLEGVDHLADRLAIFAPTPGRRVGVLVDHLVEGSKEARIASAALRTVPRGSVHIVGHPFVDIWQAVKPARLGIERWPEVPRHLEWKRGVLAALGMPHDDQADIAHAWQRILSRVRSFHDLEPALLGPVEELIDFVTEA, from the coding sequence GTGGATCGCTACGGAAACGATGTGCTCGCCGGTGACTGGCGGTCAGCGGGTCGCGCACCTGTCGCGCGGGTGCCGGCTGACCCCGGGCTTGTCGTCGAGCTGCCCGACTCGGGCTTCGTGGGCGCGGTTGTCGGCGTCGAGGTTGGCAACGTGCACCTGGAGGACCGGCTGGGTCGAATCCGGGCATTTCCGCTCGGGCCGGGCTTCCTGGTCGACGGTGCACCCGCGACCCTCATCGAGCCGACGGTCGCCGCGCCCGCGGGCCGCGCGCGCTCGCTCAGCGGGTCGTTCCACGTCGCCGACCAGCGCGCGCGCACGGCCCGGGCGAGTCGCCTGTGGGTCGAAGGTCGTCACGACGCCGAACTCGTCGAGAAGGTGTGGGGCCACGACCTGCGGGTCGAGGGCGTCGTTGTTGAGTACCTGGAGGGTGTGGATCACCTTGCCGACCGCCTCGCGATCTTCGCCCCAACGCCGGGGCGTCGGGTGGGCGTGCTCGTCGATCACCTCGTCGAAGGCTCGAAGGAGGCGCGCATCGCGTCGGCTGCACTGCGGACCGTTCCCCGGGGCAGCGTGCACATCGTCGGCCACCCCTTCGTGGACATCTGGCAGGCCGTGAAGCCTGCCCGCCTCGGCATCGAGCGGTGGCCGGAGGTTCCGCGACACCTCGAATGGAAGAGGGGGGTGCTCGCCGCGCTCGGCATGCCCCACGACGACCAGGCCGACATTGCCCACGCGTGGCAGCGCATCCTCTCGCGCGTGCGCAGCTTCCACGATCTCGAGCCCGCGCTGCTCGGCCCCGTCGAGGAACTCATCGACTTCGTCACGGAGGCCTGA
- a CDS encoding cold-shock protein, whose protein sequence is MTTGTVKWFNAEKGFGFITPDDGSADVFAHFSAIQSSGYRSLDENQKVEFDVAQGPKGLQAENIRPL, encoded by the coding sequence ATGACGACTGGCACCGTTAAGTGGTTCAACGCCGAAAAGGGTTTCGGCTTCATCACCCCCGATGACGGAAGCGCCGACGTGTTCGCGCACTTCTCGGCCATCCAGTCGAGCGGCTACCGCTCGCTCGACGAAAACCAGAAGGTCGAATTCGACGTCGCGCAGGGCCCGAAGGGTCTGCAGGCCGAGAACATTCGCCCGCTGTAA
- a CDS encoding YceI family protein gives MTITADMIPGYRTGTWKVDHAHAEIGFSVRHLAISKVRGKFERFDATVIAAENPAESSAHVTIDVTSINTGNETRDAHLRTNDFFSASEYPTIEFRSTGVRQEGGEVLLDGELTLKGVTKPITLRGEFGGIATDPTGAVKAAASGTTVINRTDFGVTWNAPLETGGMLLGEDVTLIIEAQFELQQDAA, from the coding sequence ATGACCATCACCGCCGACATGATCCCCGGGTACCGCACCGGCACGTGGAAGGTTGACCACGCCCACGCCGAGATCGGCTTCTCGGTTCGCCACCTCGCCATCAGCAAGGTGCGCGGAAAGTTTGAACGCTTCGACGCCACCGTGATCGCCGCCGAGAACCCCGCCGAGTCGAGTGCCCACGTCACGATCGACGTGACGAGCATCAACACCGGCAACGAGACGCGCGACGCCCACCTGCGCACGAACGACTTCTTCTCGGCCAGCGAGTACCCGACGATCGAGTTCCGCTCGACCGGCGTACGCCAGGAGGGCGGCGAGGTGCTGCTCGACGGCGAGCTCACCCTGAAGGGTGTCACCAAGCCGATCACCCTGCGTGGCGAATTTGGCGGCATCGCGACCGACCCGACCGGTGCCGTCAAGGCGGCCGCCAGCGGAACGACCGTGATCAACCGCACCGACTTCGGCGTGACCTGGAACGCCCCGCTCGAGACCGGCGGCATGCTGCTCGGCGAGGACGTCACCCTCATCATCGAAGCCCAGTTCGAGCTGCAGCAGGACGCGGCGTAG
- a CDS encoding glycosyltransferase: protein MTTPLTVSIVIPAYNEESTIEPCVLAALAQTVPAHEIIVVDNRSTDRTAAIVAELQASHPDAPLIYLPQFDEQGIVPTRNAGLDAATGDVLGRIDADSVLEPNWVEEVQKAFADPEVAAATGPVLYYDMPLRRFGLKADDTLRRAILRLAREYHFVFGSNMALRASAWQAIRGEVCRDEDDLFHEDIDISVHLYDAGLTARYIPTMVTGMSARRIDDSPRDYYSYVGRFDRTYTHHGVRNRRLRAPAWVFLAVYPVAKGLRWGQGEWDARRPQPPGSRR from the coding sequence GTGACGACGCCGCTCACCGTCTCGATCGTCATCCCCGCGTACAACGAGGAATCGACGATCGAGCCCTGCGTGCTCGCGGCGCTCGCCCAGACCGTGCCGGCCCACGAGATCATCGTCGTCGACAACCGGTCGACCGACCGCACGGCCGCGATCGTCGCCGAACTGCAGGCCTCCCACCCCGACGCGCCCCTCATCTACCTTCCGCAGTTCGACGAGCAGGGGATTGTGCCCACCCGAAATGCCGGCCTCGATGCGGCCACCGGCGACGTGCTCGGCCGCATCGACGCCGACAGCGTGCTCGAGCCCAACTGGGTCGAAGAGGTGCAGAAGGCGTTCGCCGACCCCGAGGTGGCGGCCGCCACGGGACCGGTGCTCTACTACGACATGCCCTTGCGTCGCTTCGGCCTGAAGGCCGACGACACCCTCCGGCGCGCGATCCTGCGCTTGGCCCGCGAGTATCACTTCGTGTTTGGCAGCAACATGGCCCTGCGGGCGAGCGCGTGGCAGGCGATCCGCGGCGAGGTGTGCCGCGACGAAGACGACCTGTTCCACGAAGACATCGACATCTCGGTTCACCTGTACGACGCGGGGCTCACCGCGCGGTACATCCCGACGATGGTCACGGGCATGTCCGCACGGCGGATCGATGACAGCCCGCGCGACTACTACTCGTACGTGGGTCGCTTCGACCGCACGTACACCCACCACGGGGTGCGCAACCGTCGACTGCGCGCCCCCGCGTGGGTCTTTCTCGCCGTCTATCCGGTCGCGAAGGGGCTTCGCTGGGGGCAGGGCGAGTGGGATGCTCGCCGCCCGCAACCTCCCGGCTCGCGTCGCTGA